The sequence TCAAGACAAATCTGTCGTTCTACATCGTAACAGTTGTTAATagcaaattgtaataaattgtattaaattttcgtAGGTGGAGCTAACATTTGACGTAGATGCATTGAATGCAATTGCATCTTTAGCAATGGAAAGAAAAACGGGAGCGCGAGGTTTACGAGCGATAATGGAATCGCTGCTTTTGGAACCTATGTTCGAAGTACCAGGGAGCGATATTGTGTCCGTTCATATTACAGAACAGTGTGTGAAAGGCGCTGAAAAACCACAATACGTAAAACGTGACGATAGCAATGATGATGACATTCAACAGGCGCAGCATGtacataattaacaaataattcaaaaatgcGACACTTTAGTATAACTGTTTCCTTATCGCTGGGAACAATTTTTAgacgaaaattaaattaaaacattcgcgtaaattgctattttaattattttataaagaacataatatattctgctatatatatgatgtatattatttcgtataaaaataatgtgaaaacaacgcatatataattttcaaactgTCCTGTATATTTAGTAGTAGAACATTTCTCAAactagaattattttttgctataGAGAATTTCTATTTTGGATATCATGTACAATATGGATATATATTGCTGCTTTATTGCATATATCAACATATGcggttatatattatatgtttaatgtatttcaaaaggaatgtatttctatatattccTTCTTTCTGTATACTTTTTTGttctcaaaaatatttgagTCATTTTATAACAGAATATTGTTACAGAATAATAGCAATGTAGACATGAATACCAGTACgtcttaaagatattttatttcataataagattaatattgcaaattgtAAGTCACGTTTTGCATCTTACTTGGAAcgtgtattataaatgtttcttCCAAAAGAAAGTGtcgcatataaatatataaatcgtCAGAATAATGAGAATATACAGACCTAATTCTTActtgaaaatggaaaaaacaaataaattttgtattgtttaaTTCATTCGTATTGCAGGAAAAGTCAAAAAAATCATAGCACATAATAGCATTCCACATCCAATCAAGTTTTGCATCCTGCTTATGTTTATTGACGGTAACATCGAAAGTAAAACAGCGTTCCATGGAAGTATCTATATACCATAGATACTTCATATCTAATAACAAATgtcataaacatttttaaagaaatttaaaaaaatgtatatatagatacaTGCGCATTTAATCATATCAGCGTCATTAAATCCAATTTGGCAGTATAAATGTTATGTTTCGCGCGGCGAAACAAATCTTatgtaaattgattaaatgGACTGGTTTAAGCTACAGAAACGAAAAAGTCCGATTAATACGAAATTGTAAAAAGccatataataaagaaaattttaatataaccaTTCATAATCAATTTTCGTATATTGTCATGTTAGGATTGTTTGTAAACAAATTGCtattgtttaagaaaaattaagaaaaaaaaaacatttttgtaacaattttaacaaatactaAATTCTTTGATAGTGGGAGATGccagttataaataaagatgaaGACAGCGaagaacaatataaaaagattatttttatgtcaaaatacaTTAGATAGaagtttatgtaatatattgtatatagtaGTTAGTCCAGAGGGGAAAGTGTGTCTGTTGTGTGCGAATTATACAAGCATCAATCTGTCTATAGATTATGTATATCTTCGCTAATTATCTAGTATATCGCgctaatttacttattaaaataaaagaagaaagaaaaaaccaGGCTGTGCAGAATATAACAAGGAGTGAAGTACATTTGCATAGAATCCTTTCCTAATTCTTTCACGATGATCTGATATCCTATATAGAGTAATTctgtatttgtaataaatctgTAATATGCAACTATAATtcatactttaatttatttatcttgtaaATAATCTATAACATGTATATTGAcataataatctaataaatcacgtcacaattatatttcatcgaGGGTAGAAAGTACTCACTGAAAACAATTACGTCGTACAAGGAGTATCTACACAAATATTGtccatatttttacaaaattcataCTTGACGTTCTAAGAATTTTTAGGTAGAACTCTATTTCTTTCCTTATTTTAATTCGCATCAATTGTAAAACATAcgatatatatagaaaacttGCGTGATCACAGTCCCgcagatacaaaaaattttaccatcAATTACATGGAAAACATGAAACTTTATCTGCGACAtcttaattcattaaaatgttcaaCAAGTGTGCTTGGAAACTATATTCGTTACAAATTCGATTCTCTATCTTATACAATCATCGACAAAGATGAAACAATAAATGATTccatatatcttatatttcttttgttataCGTCTATTTATATCTCGTCATAGTACGAAGGTCTCTGCGGTTTTATCGGCTTCGGTTTTGGCATCAGCATCGTTCCCAATTCCGTCAAGACCCATTTTGTCGCGCGCAATACCATAAAATGTACTGCGAATTGAAAGACAAGGGCACCAAATCCCTTGTATAAGCCGAGCGGCCCCTCAGTTGAGATTATCGTGCGATAACAATCGATCGCGCTGCTGTATCCAGTTAATAACGGCGTGACGCTTCTTCCGGTGTCCAAGTTGTCGATGATTGTACGCGTACCCTGAAGATGCAATCGATGAATAACAGTTTCGAGAGGATAAAACACGATGTCGGCCGCGCACATCGAAACGAGGATAGACTGCGTCTCTATATCCTGCACGACGCTCTCGGATAGCAAGTCTTTACTGTACGCTCCCTAAAATAGCATATAACATTCCTGTATAAGCATACAACTACATGTCATCCTCTAAAGTATCTGGCATCAGATACATACCCTTGCTTCCTGCGAATGTTTATGCCTGACATGCATAATCCGACTGGTAACCCCTTTCACAATGAGAGTAAAAAGATACTTCGATACTCCATAAACTATGGTGGGTGGTACGAGGGCGTAGATCGGAATGAGTCTACCCTTATTACACACGTCGAGCAGGCGAATCGCGCCGTCCCGGAAAACGTCCAAGATTCCAGGACACTCAGAAGCGATTTCAGACTGGACAGTCTCCACGAGCGACGCGGAGTAGAAGGGAGTTACTATACCTATGGAGATACTGCAAAGATCAAAAAACATCAATAATTTCTTGCGATTCATTCATGTAAGAGATATAGATTAGTGTAATTACCATTTAAGGAGAATATGTTGACCAAATGCTTTCATCGAGCTGTTACAAGTGATCTTTCTGAAATGAAACATTTAGTTAGGTAGAATTTCTTACAATTTGCGCAAAATAAATGCTGGCACTCAACAATTGCCTCACTTTTGCCACGGGGTAATTTTTGAAAGTAGGTCCTCAACAGCCATTGTCATTCCTCTCACAAGTAGTACAGAGCCAATGCCTTTCCACAGCGTGTTTATACCTTGGGTCTGGTGCAAACGTATGATCACAGGTACCAGAGTTATGGGCATCAGGTGGTACTTGGACGCACCTGGATTAACCTGGCATTGTCTCCGTAACACTACAAACGGATGGATCAGCAGGTTTCCCGTGATCAAGCTCGCCAATCCACAGCCTAGTCCGACGTACTTGCTCACAGCGATGTCTAGAAAAAGGTGAACAAACAAAATTCGTCATAAATgtataagtttaaatttaaggaTAACAGTGAGCGATTAACTTGGACATTAATTCTCGCGAAAACTTCTGTCAACTGACGAATAAAAGGAGACTCACCGTCGTCGACGACCGGCGGATTGTCCTCCGCCAGGGGATGGATAACGGGTATGTCCAGAGGACGTATAACCTCTCGACCGTAGTACCTCTGCGACGTTCCTGGCTCCCATGACCTAGCAGGTCGACCTCTGTACACATCCCCGTAACCCTCTAATCCCGCCATTCTTCTTGTGCGAAATAAGTCGTTAACGACTAGCTCGTTTCGCTGGACATTTGCTCGAATGTGTACGATTCACACTGTTGAGTTTATCATTCGACAGCAGTCATCGCCAGCCATCGCGATATCCAGCGATATTGCGAGAGATCAGCTGATCTTGGAAGCAGTAGCAGTGCGCCGCTGGAGCTATATTTTTAGATGCCCTTGCGCACAATAgagcaattatataaaaaataaaagtaaatttttttttaagaattaaacgTAACGAATAATGGATACCTACGAATCAAATGTAAAGCATTTAAGTTAGAAAATAGTaaagttagaaaatatttaaatctctaaagtttgaaaaattttgtttaaatatcacattttgaaatatctttttcaAAAGCTCTTCATAAAgctttttatgaacaatacgtatacatttaataaagcatGATTAAAAGTTAGTTAGACtgtaaacaatttaacaaGCGTTAAATTGTCCAGGCTTACAATTAGACAATTCGCTTTAGCAAAGACTCGAACCCAACTTAGTAGAGATTTAAACCTAAGTTAGCGAAGACTCAAACCTAAGTAGGTTGTAACGCTAAAGCGTTATCCAGGGCAGCGTTATCGCTGATGCCCTAATGACTGAACAAAATGCTTTAGCGAAGATTCGAACCCAACTTAGCAAAGATTTAAACCTACTTAGATTTAAGTCTTTGCTAACTTAGGTTCGAGTCTTTGCTAAAACAAATTGTCTAAGCCTAGATAATTTAACgcttattaaattgtttacagTCTAATTAGCTTTCAATCatgctttatattaaatgtatatatattgttcataaaaattttgatattccaaaatgtgatatttaaacaaaatttttcaaattttagttATCAAATATTCGAATTTCACATACAATTAGGTGAAATTTAACAAAGACTCAAATCATAATTAAGGCTCAAACTCTAGTTAACAGGAATTCAAACCTTACTTGGTAGAGATTTAAATCTAATAAGAGCAGATTCAATCTCTAAGGATCAATTAAGAATTtatccattaattaattaagggTTGAAACTAATgtgttttactattttaaaattaaaaatttatgaaatatgaaatattatagaagaaaaaaacttgaTGAGAATGTagcattatattttcatatattcttgattattatatggatgaaatttataattcgttGTATGTACatggaatttaaatttacataattttatgtaaatgtgATGAAAGAGCACATTATTTTGCTACACATTTTATACACAAGAAAATTTCCTCAATGAAAcaatttagtaatataaaaatcagaatTGACAGAAAAGTCTGTACATAATTGATTCACATGTCATACATGATGTAACAGTTAACAATAAAGGATGTTCTTCATTTTCTTCTATCATGTAAAATTCTGATATTTCtgatatatttacatactGATGTAAAAACTTTTACGTAATTCTGTAAACGTGtttatttaacagaaaaatttgcttattttaatatcctctgataatctaaaattttgtcCTTTACAGCTAtactattacaattaattgcTAATTAATTCACTCTtgtctaaattttataagtactaAAAGACTGCTAACCGTAAGTaccaaatattatttcttagtATATTGGAATGACATGCATAAGGAAGTatctttgaataatttatgattatcactaaattgtttatcataaatgtaataaaatatgataaaatctaagtaaataaaaaaagtacttCTCTTTTACTTCGTAAATAAAAgtaggaaaagagaaaaaatgctttcctttttcttagATTTCAGCAttcatgtaattaaataaaataataacgttcTTGGgcaatttaaaacataaataagaaatttatcatatataaatcaCATATAAATTGTAGCACAATATTGAAGAAGAAATTGTTAAATGTCTCATGTGTTGTTTTCAATATtcatgtttgtttttaataatgataacagTTCTCTTAATGTAATATGATAGTTTTATGAACACACATGAGATTTTccttttatatctatttataacAGTTAACGATTCTAAAAGATTCTctcttattttcttatttaaaacctgatataattttttttacgtttaccttatttatatttttttcacaatgttCTATAAAATTGCATTCTACTTCTTACACgacatatttacaaaataatgtaaatatcatCAGAAAGAGTAACAAAATTacttctaaaaaaaagttgcaaaaatataagtacGTATATATTCCATACTTGGACCCtaattattttcgaaaatttcgcAATACTTTAAAACTGCTTATATTTCTCGCAAAACGTTGCTGCTCTCTAGTTAGAAAGAGAAGCAAtgctttgtttaaattatacaaaattcacTAAATTTACCACATGCATTGTGCAACCACTTATCATTtctgtatattatacaaaaacatTTACTATCACGTATGTCTCGGTATTGTATCGCTCCATTCCTGCTCGGACCGAATAAATTCCAAGTCGCTGTCTTCGGAACTATTATTATCATCGAAATACGGCATGGTAACTTCATTGTCGTTTGACGGATATTCTAGATTATGACAAACAGAAATTAGGATAACAAAATTCATAagattatttctatttcttcacTGAGTACGTTTTGATACATTACCGTCTTTGTATAATTGTGGTCTTCGAAATATCTCAATTTCTTTCTCATCGTCGTCGAATAAGCTACTACCATCTTTCAGTAAACTAAATGCGTATCCCTTTCTGCTCTTCTCCGAATACTCTTCCGAAGCTCGACACCTCGCGTAGATACACATACAGCACAACACGATGACAAAACATACCATACCTGTACAATCAAATTGCATGGTATTATAAATCTCTATTATTCTCAGCTTCTCTCACATTAGACAATCCGCGAGTGACTTACCCGTTATCATGATGAATACGAGTCTAGGCATTCCCATGATACTGTCGTCGCGGACGAGTTTAAACATCAATCTCAAGGATTTCTTCGCCTCGAGCGAGAGCGTGGAAACAAGTTTGGTCTCCGTATGATATCCGTACGCCGTGGCCGTTATATTGTGACTCCCGGGCGATAGTAGAATCGAGTAGAAGCCTGACCTaccattttttatcaaatgcgGTGACCTATCGTAAGACAAGACTACGTTCTCTATCGGTTCGTCCTCCTCGTTGGTGACGTATCCCCTTACACCTTTCTTCATCTCCTCTATACAGGCTAGTAAGCTagctttgttctcctgccacACGACGATTGAGTGATCGGCAGTGCAGCAGGTGACGTACACATCTatcatcaaggtgctcgtatTGAAGTAGGCGTAATCTATTAAGGGATGGCCTCTCCTTCCACCAATTCCCGCAACCGCGTGTATCACACTATTGTCACTGATGTTCAAATTCTGCTCGCATCTCGTGCTCGTGGACAGCTTGTTCGCTCTCGCGTCGGCGTACACCGACGCTAAGTGTCGCAGTACATTTTCATCGTAGCTTTCGTATTTTTGCTCGTGTATCTTACCGTAATCGTGACCGAACGGGATTTCGATATGTCGCGAGCCACTGTTAAGATTCACAGCTAACACGGCATTCACGTCTTTGAGCCAACTCGCGATCATGGCCGCTTCTCCATGCAGCTTCTCGTGAATCGGAAATTGCAAGCTTTCCGCGAGCTGCGGCAAACAAGTAGCAAGAGTTTCATTGGAATCAGACGAGAATTCCGGGGCCACGTATACGGAGAAATCGTCTATGTAACTCGCGATTGTTGTGTCCTGCTTATAATTGTCCAGGAGATACGAGGCGAAATGCAAGAGTACTCCGGCGGTCACTGGCTCCGGCCGTAGAATGCCGGCCGAGAAAATGATGGCAGGTCGCCCCGTTTGTTTCCGGTCATTGTTGGAGCCGATCTCTAAACACATTATCTCGTCGCCCTTCGTAGTTTTACCAATGCTGTGAAGGGTTGTTTGCTGCGGATACTTCGCGTTGAGATCGGTCAAAGCACGATTGACAAAGCTTAACTTCTCAGGTTTCTTGTGGTGAGTGTTAAATGTCGTGCTCTGTGTCAACTTAATGTCGATATTCGTTATGTTTTGTCGTCGCACAGGGACTTTCAGCATTTGCGTGACGTATCCCTCGCAGGAAATCGTTAACGTGTACTCGCCAGGCACCAGTATCATTTTAAAGTAGGCCATGTTGTGCGACACGCCATAGCTTCTTCCTCCGATCTTGACAGTGGCTTGTCGAAGTGGAACACCATGTTTGTCCGTTACCGTCGCGCGAATTCCGCTCGCGAGACTCAGCAAAAGTTCCATAAGCGGTTGCAGATTCTCACGCCAAATGATAGGGATTGAATCCGCGGGTGGATATTTGCAACACGACAGACTTATGCTCATCTGCACAGgcaagtaaatataaaaaattcacttggcaataaattaaaagtacttAAATGagtgtaaagaaaaaaattatgcttaCTACTGATGTGCCGTAAACGCGCTGTATAAAATTCGTTAAACGTTGCGTACTATTGTTCAGCTGACTGCATATTTCATTGTGCCTTGAATACTCATAAGCATCAGCAAGTGTTTTAAACGTGTTCAGATCGTCATTTGAATAactgaaagataaaaatttataagaaataagagaTGGTCCATGaccaaattttttcacaaattacgtttttaaatattaaattattgtacgttGCAATACCTGATTTGCGAGGCACCATCTCCCAATATCACAATAGCATCGTAATTTTCAGTCTGTAACATTCTCTTAAGCATATCCGTAACTCTATCTGCTTGCTGAGAGGTATCAGTGTTCTCCAATAACAACTTCTCTCCTACTTCGTCCTTGACTATGGGATTGCAATCCTCACTTTTCTCCACGTTATCAAATCCTGGATCGATGCCAGGAACGAAATGTAGCATGGTGTTATCCAGCAGTCTTTGAATTGGCGGGTTGCCAATTTGATTTCCCATAAGGATATGCGTCGCCAAACGTAATAGAATTTCTCTGCCCGTCGGCTGGGAAGCAAACAATCCTCCCAAAAATGCAATGCGAAATTTATTCTCGTCAGGTGATCCCATCTGGATAAAAGcgcgattttattaaattttattaaatattttaaattaaatatagaacGATGTAATATAGGCACTGGATTATCGTTTCAACTCACATTATGCGTGATTTTCAATGAATGAATGGACATGCTGATCAATGAATCACCGGCTATAAATTCTGCAGTATCAGGTTGATGACTTTCCAACTGGCTAAATCTAGCACTCAagtcagaattttttaaatagccattttgcaaatttaccCTTAGTCCAAAATCGTATGCAGATGACCTGTGTGtatgtaaacatttatataaataagtaattaattctcttaacataattacattccagaaaacttatattaaatgATAAGATATAATGTACTTGAATAAACATGCAGTGTTGTGTTCCTCCATTAAAACCTCTTCAATTAAATTCTTCGTGAAAAAGATTCgagcaaaaaattcattttgaaaaatgtaatatcgcGCGGTTAAATCGCAGATCGTGtagtataaatttgtattttaagtaAACAATCATACCAGTGCAGAGGATCGTCACGCATTAATGTAAGATCCAGGGTTACTTCTCCATCTCCAGCATTTTCGGCAACGTATGATGGTATGTCGACACTCTGAGTGAGCGTTTCGTATCCCACCGCGCTGACAGTTATATTATATCGTCCTGGTACTAATAGTCGCCAATAATCGCCTTTCTCGGCAGAATAAATATCATGCTTTATACCCTCAACCGAGATTTTTGCATGGGGTATCGGAGTGCCGATGGACGAACTCACTACGCCATGTATACCTTTGCGAGACTGTggaaaaaatatgtgaaaagaATCGTCGCGTTAAAATTAATCGCTACGgtcacaaaatataaatttcttcataaattACTCGTTTTCACTAAACTCGTACCATTTCGATAAAGCGCAAAAGAGGCTCCCTATTCTCCAGCCAGTAATTCGGCAAGTCGGTGGCGTTCGGATACTTTGTGCATCCAATTTCCAGAGTGATCTCGAAGTCATTGCTGTGcagataattataatcttgCATGCCACCAGGCACAGAATACCAGGCGGCGCCGTTCGTTATACCTTCCGGAAAACGTTCCTCGAGAAGCGTTTTTGAGCCATAGCCGTTCAATATCGGCGGACATGGCTGGCCGAGGTGCATGTGGGGATGAGCATTGGAGTATGTCAATGCCAGCATCCGGAAAACATCGTTGTCCGGGCTGAGATTCGCGACATTGGATGCCATGTTATCCGGTCCGTCATCGTAAGGATAATTCGCGACTAACGCACCCCCATGAAGATTAGCGGAGAGTACAAACGGGATTCTTGCTATCCAATCCATCACTGCCTTGGTCTCGAGTTCCTGATGCCGATTAAACTGAAAGAGATATAATCGAGTGAGTGCGGTCTGTTTTAAGATCGTTAAATGATACATAGGATgattcataattatatttaaatagttaagaaaatattaaacatgaaaatattacataaattttatactacaGCATGCTTTACAGCAAAGTGTGAGCGTTTGaagcatatatttaattttattaagagttctttaaaataactatatatatatatatattctttttccagaacaaatatataaaaagttaaagcaAAAATTGTACAGTTTAGACATATTGCTCTTTCCTCTTTAAGGTATCATTCAAAATAAGATGggaatatatcaaaataacgataataaataacaaaaataaatcagTGAATATATATGCGATGTAAATGTGAGAAAATACATCGGGAAAACGTACATCGTTGACTTCGTAATGATCGGGGAAGTTTCTGTTGAGATCTACACCATTCGCGTTTGCTCTACCTTTCACCCCGTAGACGTCGCCTTCCTTGGAGATCTCATATCCGTCAGGATTCATGCTTGGCATCACGTGAAGCCTGACAGTCTCCACAATCCGCGTGACTCTCTTATCGGTGCCGTAGTTCTCGCAGAGATATCTCAACAATAGTAGCAGCATTTCCCTGCCAACTACCTCGTTCCCGTGCATATTCCCGACGTACTTCATCTCCGGTTTCTCGAGACTGTGAACGCCAGGATTTTTCGTAATCTCCATTACATATAGCTTGCGGCCCTGAACAGAGGATCCTATGTTGTAGAGCCTTGTGATATTGGAATAACTCGCGCTCAGCTCCTTCAGATATCTCTCCATCGCGACGTAATTGTGATGCTTGAACTCCACTTTATGGAAAAAGCCGTACTTGTCGACGGATCTTACCACCTCGTCGAACGTATCTTCTCCTGAATCGCACGAATACACAATTATGATCGTCGTCAGAATTAAACGCAAGGTTTTTGGAGAAACAATCATCGTTCGTGAACGTCGAGAACGTGTTGATGTATAAATGCAATGGataaatagattaataaataaaacacaaaacAAGAGATGGAGATGTTATAAAACACAAGGTACGAAGAAAACGAAAAGGATGAGACAACATAAAcaacatgtaataaaaataatatatgtaattgtcGACATTGAAGAGGAAAAGGATAAGTATTGAGTAAGTTACTCATTGCTGAAGacaaaaacaatgtttttatttctagctTTAAACAATACATGCTTGTAAGGAAAATATTAGAACATACATTGTTATACAGATTACGATATATTCGGCCACTGGCGTGTCCTCACATAGAGATCTACATTTATTAGTATAGTTCCCGATACAATAGAATAGATATTGGCAGTACTATGTATCTCACATGGTACATGTAAAACACAGTAcatttctttcttccttcattttatatacttgctttgtatgaaataaaatttgacaaaattgttttgtattgtCACGCATATCGGTTTTAAACATCATTCACAGAATTCCAGCCAAACtcttttcaattaattcttatcaataaaaagtcaaataactaattatcattggaaaaaaataattcaaatatttaatagcttcgtttacatttatacatatattaatacattaataacaCCAATATTTGTTCTGCAATTTGTCTAAAATACTTACAATGGGAAATAATTGTTACTAATtgtatgttaataatttgtctAACGCTTTATCTATTTcccattaaagaaaaaaaaattgtttatagtttttatgctcataagtatatatttttttataaagaaaatataagttataaaatataaaacagtttatatatctatgtaaaaatttcagtctaattcaaaatataaagtCTATAATGTTAGGTACCTATTATCTGTAAAGATATGTTTGATCAGTTAATTTGTTCTTGTTCGcgttgatattataatatactattttcCAATTTACAGACAGGGCACTATTTGTTTTTGCTAGAATGTAGATAAGTCCGtactgtatatttatataaattttaaatgtgattATGAAATGTTCTTTTGgttaatatatatcataaaaaaaagataaattaacataaaacaatattacaattaaaagtacaagtaatggtaaaataaatatatatgcctTCTGTCACAAATTggaatatacttaaaatattttccttattTATTCACgtgtaaatgataaaaatatattaaaaaatccttATTCCTTTTCTTTGCCACCCGTAGTTCGTAAAATTCACTTCTCCATACcttgtgcatatatatatgtataactagATTTTTTGTCTAATTCcttacttaaattaattaaataataaaaaaaatgccaTGTTGAAATCAGGAAACAAATAAGAGATTCTGCAGtcacaaattattaacgatGCGTACATCCAAATTTCGCAACATTAATTTgctaaaacaaaacaaaaaatttactaaaacaaaacaataaaaaaatttaataatataaaaaaagtactaaatatttttttataagatatttaaaataaaatatttaaattaacattattttttaatatatataaaaaacatgttaCAATAcaaacacaaaatatatatattaaaacacaaataaatgaataatgtagTTAGTAAtagtttataacattttaggCAAAAAGATAGAGGTTAGATAAACAAGCTACAACAGTACTGttagataatttaaatgtttgaaaattagTAATCCTGGTCATCATAATTGTCTACTATCATTTTATAGAATGCAGAAAATCTGTTTAAAAGTGGCATTTGTggataatttatatcatttttaccTTGATCATCAAATTCTTTGCTgcttaatgta is a genomic window of Monomorium pharaonis isolate MP-MQ-018 chromosome 7, ASM1337386v2, whole genome shotgun sequence containing:
- the LOC105833096 gene encoding solute carrier family 25 member 46, which produces MAGLEGYGDVYRGRPARSWEPGTSQRYYGREVIRPLDIPVIHPLAEDNPPVVDDDIAVSKYVGLGCGLASLITGNLLIHPFVVLRRQCQVNPGASKYHLMPITLVPVIIRLHQTQGINTLWKGIGSVLLVRGMTMAVEDLLSKITPWQKKITCNSSMKAFGQHILLKCISIGIVTPFYSASLVETVQSEIASECPGILDVFRDGAIRLLDVCNKGRLIPIYALVPPTIVYGVSKYLFTLIVKGVTSRIMHVRHKHSQEARGAYSKDLLSESVVQDIETQSILVSMCAADIVFYPLETVIHRLHLQGTRTIIDNLDTGRSVTPLLTGYSSAIDCYRTIISTEGPLGLYKGFGALVFQFAVHFMVLRATKWVLTELGTMLMPKPKPIKPQRPSYYDEI
- the LOC105833089 gene encoding carboxypeptidase D, which produces MDDRGVVILALVCAALSLCALANGYALNVAVDQPERNGDYVTTSYTHYEDLRRLFDSLERRYPHLARVHSIGRSVEGRDLLVLEISGDVERRKPGEPMVKLVANMHGDEAVGRQLLVILGQYLLDRYGKDDRITRLVNETDIYLMPSMNPDGFENSVEGKCESKDDFSGRENANHVDLNRDFPDQFDRRLSQIRKGMSILNGRQKETVAMMTWISNEPFVLSGNLHGGAVVASYPYDSGIPKTCCIESKSPDDNLFKYLAHVYADNHPQMHRGDACPPEIFPNGVTNGAYWYEVIGGMQDYNYARSNAFDITFELSCCKYPPGSTIPDQWLLNKESLIKYLEQVHIGIKGFVRSADGKPIERANVVVEGINHNVTTTADGEYWRLLLPGTYSVYAIAWGYEPSDPIIVNVLEGAPTILNFTLSSKEFDDQGEDTFDEVVRSVDKYGFFHKVEFKHHNYVAMERYLKELSASYSNITRLYNIGSSVQGRKLYVMEITKNPGVHSLEKPEMKYVGNMHGNEVVGREMLLLLLRYLCENYGTDKRVTRIVETVRLHVMPSMNPDGYEISKEGDVYGVKGRANANGVDLNRNFPDHYEVNDFNRHQELETKAVMDWIARIPFVLSANLHGGALVANYPYDDGPDNMASNVANLSPDNDVFRMLALTYSNAHPHMHLGQPCPPILNGYGSKTLLEERFPEGITNGAAWYSVPGGMQDYNYLHSNDFEITLEIGCTKYPNATDLPNYWLENREPLLRFIEMSRKGIHGVVSSSIGTPIPHAKISVEGIKHDIYSAEKGDYWRLLVPGRYNITVSAVGYETLTQSVDIPSYVAENAGDGEVTLDLTLMRDDPLHWSSAYDFGLRVNLQNGYLKNSDLSARFSQLESHQPDTAEFIAGDSLISMSIHSLKITHNMGSPDENKFRIAFLGGLFASQPTGREILLRLATHILMGNQIGNPPIQRLLDNTMLHFVPGIDPGFDNVEKSEDCNPIVKDEVGEKLLLENTDTSQQADRVTDMLKRMLQTENYDAIVILGDGASQISYSNDDLNTFKTLADAYEYSRHNEICSQLNNSTQRLTNFIQRVYGTSVMSISLSCCKYPPADSIPIIWRENLQPLMELLLSLASGIRATVTDKHGVPLRQATVKIGGRSYGVSHNMAYFKMILVPGEYTLTISCEGYVTQMLKVPVRRQNITNIDIKLTQSTTFNTHHKKPEKLSFVNRALTDLNAKYPQQTTLHSIGKTTKGDEIMCLEIGSNNDRKQTGRPAIIFSAGILRPEPVTAGVLLHFASYLLDNYKQDTTIASYIDDFSVYVAPEFSSDSNETLATCLPQLAESLQFPIHEKLHGEAAMIASWLKDVNAVLAVNLNSGSRHIEIPFGHDYGKIHEQKYESYDENVLRHLASVYADARANKLSTSTRCEQNLNISDNSVIHAVAGIGGRRGHPLIDYAYFNTSTLMIDVYVTCCTADHSIVVWQENKASLLACIEEMKKGVRGYVTNEEDEPIENVVLSYDRSPHLIKNGRSGFYSILLSPGSHNITATAYGYHTETKLVSTLSLEAKKSLRLMFKLVRDDSIMGMPRLVFIMITGMVCFVIVLCCMCIYARCRASEEYSEKSRKGYAFSLLKDGSSLFDDDEKEIEIFRRPQLYKDEYPSNDNEVTMPYFDDNNSSEDSDLEFIRSEQEWSDTIPRHT